From a single Rosa rugosa chromosome 7, drRosRugo1.1, whole genome shotgun sequence genomic region:
- the LOC133721199 gene encoding cytochrome P450 714C2-like gives MEPEKMLMSFALIAFLGLFARLYNALVMKPEKLRSILRKQGIVGPPPTFLLGNIKEIKKAQKSPTQDATTTQLLASHNLAATLFPFFEEWRNKYGQVFNFSLGNTQILYVNESEAVREITTCTSLDLGKPTYQFKERGPLLGQGILTSNGAVWAHQRKVLAPQLYMDKVKGMINLITESAITLQESWKSRIDEEGGVADINIDEDMRSFSGDVISRACFGSNFASGQVIFHKLRDLQEAMSRKCLATGIPGMRHLPTKNRREAWGLEKEVHNLILQVVKQRAEGAYENDLLQMVLEGAKNSDLSQAETDRFIVDNCKNIYLAGYETTAVSATWLLMLLASNQEWQERVRAEVLQVCGGQIPDADMLRKMKQLTMVIHESLRLYPPVSVVSREAFKDMKFGGIFVPKGVNLWVMVLTLHTDPEVWGPDAYKFNPERFANGITGACKLPHLYMPFGVGPRVCLGQNLAMIELKILVALILSKFSFSLSSKYCHKPAIRLVIEPEQGVNLLVKKL, from the exons ATGGAGCCTGAAAAGATGCTCATGTCCTTTGCGTTGATTGCTTTCCTGGGTTTGTTTGCTCGTCTATACAATGCCTTGGTGATGAAGCCGGAGAAGCTAAGATCAATCCTGAGGAAGCAAGGCATTGTTGGACCGCCTCCTACCTTCTTGCTCGGAAATATCAAGGAGATCAAGAAGGCTCAAAAGTCCCCAACCCAAGACGCTACCACTACTCAACTCCTAGCCTCCCACAACCTTGCTGCTACTCTCTTTCCCTTCTTTGAAGAATGGAGAAACAAATATG GTCAAGTGTTCAACTTCTCCCTTGGCAACACACAAATATTGTATGTGAATGAATCTGAAGCTGTGAGAGAAATAACCACATGCACATCTTTGGACTTGGGGAAGCCTACCTATCAGTTCAAAGAGCGTGGCCCTTTGCTTGGCCAAGGCATTCTAACTTCAAATGGTGCTGTTTGGGCACATCAGAGAAAAGTCCTTGCTCCACAATTATACATGGACAAGGTTAAG GGGATGATAAATCTTATCACAGAATCTGCGATTACATTGCAAGAGTCATGGAAAAGTAGGATTGATGAAGAGGGTGGGGTGGCAGATATCAATATTGATGAGGACATGAGAAGCTTCTCGGGAGATGTTATCTCAAGAGCTTGTTTTGGAAGCAACTTTGCCAGTGGGCAAGTGATCTTTCACAAACTAAGAGATCTCCAAGAAGCCATGTCTAGGAAATGCTTGGCCACAGGGATTCCTGGAATGAG GCATCTTCCTACAAAGAACAGAAGAGAAGCATGGGGACTAGAAAAAGAGGTTCACAATTTGATACTCCAAGTTGTGAAGCAGAGAGCGGAAGGTGCATATGAGAATGACCTGTTGCAAATGGTTCTTGAGGGTGCCAAAAACAGTGACCTAAGCCAAGCGGAGACTGATCGGTTCATTGTTGATAACTGCAAGAACATCTACTTGGCTGGTTATGAGACCACTGCAGTCTCTGCCACATGGTTGCTCATGTTGTTGGCTTCAAATCAAGAATGGCAAGAACGCGTCCGCGCCGAGGTTCTTCAAGTTTGTGGTGGCCAGATTCCAGATGCTGACATGCTCCGTAAGATGAAACAG CTAACAATGGTAATTCATGAATCGTTGCGTCTCTATCCACCGGTGTCTGTGGTATCAAGGGAGGCCTTCAAGGACATGAAATTTGGGGGCATATTTGTTCCCAAGGGTGTGAACCTATGGGTTATGGTACTGACATTGCACACTGACCCTGAAGTATGGGGACCAGATGCCTACAAGTTCAACCCAGAAAGATTTGCAAATGGAATTACCGGGGCTTGTAAGCTTCCTCACTTGTACATGCCATTTGGGGTTGGACCAAGAGTGTGTCTTGGGCAGAACTTGGCCATGATTGAGCTCAAAATACTAGTAGCTCTTATTCTCTCTAAATTTTCTTTCTCCCTATCTTCCAAGTATTGCCACAAACCAGCAATAAGGTTGGTCATTGAGCCTGAGCAGGGAGTCAATCTCTTAGTGAAGAAGTTGTGA